From Medicago truncatula cultivar Jemalong A17 chromosome 7, MtrunA17r5.0-ANR, whole genome shotgun sequence, a single genomic window includes:
- the LOC11443474 gene encoding bZIP transcription factor TGA10 isoform X2, whose protein sequence is MASSVEKPNQTTTQLEPLPPPQHRHHQQHKPQHHHHPIHDHNQISFGMMQSSSSPSVLGNYINKDSGAYDLGELDQALFLYLNGQTDPSSVQDQKQNSTSGMRPPTLNIFPSQPMHVEPSSSNSKASMDLVSPQTSGSKKGSEPPKAVKPREKNHGKGPTSSSEHEGPKTPDPKILRRLAQNREAARKSRLRKKAYIQQLESSRIKLNQMEQELHHARNQGMFFGGGAMLGGEQGLPSMNTISSEAAMFDVEYARWLEEHHRLVCELRAAVHEHIPENELRMFVDKFLAQYDQVAQLKSLVAKADIFHLVSGMWVTPIERCFMWIGGFKPSELIKIIVSQIEPLTEQQIMGIYGLQQSTQQGEDALSQGLEALNQTLSETITSDSLSYPPNMTNYMDQMARAMNKLSTLESFVREADNLRHQTIHRLNQILTTRQAARCFLAMAEYFHRMRALSSLWLARPRQE, encoded by the exons atggctTCCAGTGttgaaaaaccaaaccaaaccactACTCAACTAGAACCACTCCCACCACCTCAACACcgtcatcatcaacaacataaaccacaacatcatcatcatccaataCATGATCATAATCAAATTTCTTTTGGAATGATGCAATCTTCTTCATCACCCTCTGTCCTTGGAAACTACAT AAATAAAGATTCTGGAGCTTATGATTTGGGTGAATTAGATCAAGCCCTTTTTCTCTATCTTAATGGACAAACTGACCCATCCAGTGTTCAAGACCAAAAac AGAATTCAACATCAGGAATGAGGCCACCAACTCTTAACATTTTTCCTTCTCAGCCTATGCATGTAGAGCCATCATCGTCCAATTCTAAG gcTAGCATGGATTTAGTTTCTCCGCAAACAAGTGGATCCAAGAAAGGATCAGAGCCACCCAAAGCTGTTAAG CCGCGAGAGAAAAATCATGGCAAGGGTCCAACTTCAAGTTCTGAACATGAAGGACCTAAAACACCAGATCCTAAG ATACTGAGAAGACTTGCTCAGAATAGAGAAGCAGCTAGAAAAAGCAGGCTTAGAAAAAAG GCATATATTCAGCAGCTTGAATCAAGTAGAATTAAACTTAATCAGATGGAACAGGAACTACATCATGCTAGAAATCaa GGCATGTTCTTTGGTGGAGGTGCAATGTTGGGAGGAGAACAAGGCCTTCCTTCTATGAACACCATTAGCTCAG AGGCTGCAATGTTCGACGTGGAATATGCGAGGTGGCTTGAGGAGCACCACCGTTTAGTATGTGAACTAAGAGCTGCAGTTCATGAGCACATTCCTGAGAATGAGCTTAGAATGTTTGTGGACAAATTCTTGGCTCAATATGATCAAGTAGCTCAACTTAAGAGCTTAGTTGCAAAAGCAGATATATTTCATCTTGTTTCTGGCATGTGGGTTACCCCAATTGAACGTTGCTTCATGTGGATTGGTGGATTTAAGCCTTCTGAACTCATTAAG ATCATTGTGAGTCAAATTGAACCACTGACCGAGCAACAAATAATGGGCATATATGGATTGCAACAATCTACACAACAGGGAGAAGATGCTCTCTCTCAAGGACTTGAGGCACTCAATCAAACTCTTTCTGAAACTATAACATCAGATTCATTGAGCTATCCTCCCAATATGACCAACTACATGGACCAAATGGCAAGGGCCATGAACAAACTCTCCACTCTTGAAAGTTTCGTCAGAGAG GCAGATAATCTACGGCACCAAACCATTCACCGTCTGAATCAGATCCTAACGACGCGTCAAGCAGCAAGGTGTTTTCTTGCCATGGCTGAGTACTTCCATCGTATGCGAGCATTGAGTTCTCTGTGGTTGGCACGCCCTCGTCAAGAATAG
- the LOC11443474 gene encoding bZIP transcription factor TGA10 isoform X1, producing the protein MASSVEKPNQTTTQLEPLPPPQHRHHQQHKPQHHHHPIHDHNQISFGMMQSSSSPSVLGNYIRNKDSGAYDLGELDQALFLYLNGQTDPSSVQDQKQNSTSGMRPPTLNIFPSQPMHVEPSSSNSKASMDLVSPQTSGSKKGSEPPKAVKPREKNHGKGPTSSSEHEGPKTPDPKILRRLAQNREAARKSRLRKKAYIQQLESSRIKLNQMEQELHHARNQGMFFGGGAMLGGEQGLPSMNTISSEAAMFDVEYARWLEEHHRLVCELRAAVHEHIPENELRMFVDKFLAQYDQVAQLKSLVAKADIFHLVSGMWVTPIERCFMWIGGFKPSELIKIIVSQIEPLTEQQIMGIYGLQQSTQQGEDALSQGLEALNQTLSETITSDSLSYPPNMTNYMDQMARAMNKLSTLESFVREADNLRHQTIHRLNQILTTRQAARCFLAMAEYFHRMRALSSLWLARPRQE; encoded by the exons atggctTCCAGTGttgaaaaaccaaaccaaaccactACTCAACTAGAACCACTCCCACCACCTCAACACcgtcatcatcaacaacataaaccacaacatcatcatcatccaataCATGATCATAATCAAATTTCTTTTGGAATGATGCAATCTTCTTCATCACCCTCTGTCCTTGGAAACTACAT CAGAAATAAAGATTCTGGAGCTTATGATTTGGGTGAATTAGATCAAGCCCTTTTTCTCTATCTTAATGGACAAACTGACCCATCCAGTGTTCAAGACCAAAAac AGAATTCAACATCAGGAATGAGGCCACCAACTCTTAACATTTTTCCTTCTCAGCCTATGCATGTAGAGCCATCATCGTCCAATTCTAAG gcTAGCATGGATTTAGTTTCTCCGCAAACAAGTGGATCCAAGAAAGGATCAGAGCCACCCAAAGCTGTTAAG CCGCGAGAGAAAAATCATGGCAAGGGTCCAACTTCAAGTTCTGAACATGAAGGACCTAAAACACCAGATCCTAAG ATACTGAGAAGACTTGCTCAGAATAGAGAAGCAGCTAGAAAAAGCAGGCTTAGAAAAAAG GCATATATTCAGCAGCTTGAATCAAGTAGAATTAAACTTAATCAGATGGAACAGGAACTACATCATGCTAGAAATCaa GGCATGTTCTTTGGTGGAGGTGCAATGTTGGGAGGAGAACAAGGCCTTCCTTCTATGAACACCATTAGCTCAG AGGCTGCAATGTTCGACGTGGAATATGCGAGGTGGCTTGAGGAGCACCACCGTTTAGTATGTGAACTAAGAGCTGCAGTTCATGAGCACATTCCTGAGAATGAGCTTAGAATGTTTGTGGACAAATTCTTGGCTCAATATGATCAAGTAGCTCAACTTAAGAGCTTAGTTGCAAAAGCAGATATATTTCATCTTGTTTCTGGCATGTGGGTTACCCCAATTGAACGTTGCTTCATGTGGATTGGTGGATTTAAGCCTTCTGAACTCATTAAG ATCATTGTGAGTCAAATTGAACCACTGACCGAGCAACAAATAATGGGCATATATGGATTGCAACAATCTACACAACAGGGAGAAGATGCTCTCTCTCAAGGACTTGAGGCACTCAATCAAACTCTTTCTGAAACTATAACATCAGATTCATTGAGCTATCCTCCCAATATGACCAACTACATGGACCAAATGGCAAGGGCCATGAACAAACTCTCCACTCTTGAAAGTTTCGTCAGAGAG GCAGATAATCTACGGCACCAAACCATTCACCGTCTGAATCAGATCCTAACGACGCGTCAAGCAGCAAGGTGTTTTCTTGCCATGGCTGAGTACTTCCATCGTATGCGAGCATTGAGTTCTCTGTGGTTGGCACGCCCTCGTCAAGAATAG